A window of Sus scrofa isolate TJ Tabasco breed Duroc chromosome 15, Sscrofa11.1, whole genome shotgun sequence genomic DNA:
CCCTTCTCTGCTGGGGCACAGTCACTCTCCAGTGCATCCAGAACCGTCTCTTTCTTCACTACTTGCTTGTTTTTCTGTCCTTCTGtatccttcctccttcccaactCATACTTCCTAAAAGCTAGATTTGATCCAGGTTAGAAAAGGAGCTGTTCAAAAGCTGTTTACCTCACTGTTCACCTGCTTCTTAGCACATTTGCTATATAAAATACTCTGAGGCTCTTTTTGTACAGCACCTGGGTTTTCAAAAATCatgctcattttttcccccagttttataAATTCTGATTTTCACTTCAGCGATTTTTATTAACAGTCTGTTACATTTTGAAGTAACCTTATGCtctagcacagtggttaagagaaTGATCTCTGTATTCTTGGAGACTAGATTCAGATTCCAGCTCCTGTTCACAATTTTGAGGGGATTGAAAGAGATGATGCTTATAAGTGCTCAACACACTGCCAAACCATATAGTGAGTACTCAATAGACTCGCTTTTATTATCATTTCATCTGACATACGCAGTGAAGCAGGATTATGTTTCTCCTGCATTTCAACAAATGGGATTAGAAAGATGGAATACTTTCCTGTTATCACATCCAGAAATTGGTGTCTAAATCTCAATTTAGGACTCTTGATTTATAGGAATTCCTGCAGAGTGGGAATGCTAAAGTGAATGACAAAGAGTTCctatcacggctcagtggttaacgaacccagctcatacccataaggacatgggttcgatccctggctttgctcagtgggttaaggatccggcattgccatgagctgtggtataagtcacagatgtggcttggactccgagttgctgtggttgtggcatgaaccagcagctacagctctgattgtacccatagcctgggaatttccatatcctcgggttcggccctaaaaagacaaaagacaaaaaaataaagcgaATGATAGTATTGTGTCTAGGAATTAGGACAGTACATTGAAGGTCATGAAGAGtttgaaaagctttttcttttttttcttttttaaggccgcacccttggcatctggaagttcccaggctaggggtcagattggagctacagctgctggtctataccatggccatagcaacatggaacacctcatggcaatgccagatccccaacccactgagcaaggccagggatcgaacccacatcctcatggaatctagttgggttcatcaactgctgagccacgaagggaactcccttttattttttattttttgtctttttttgggggggggggcgcacctgtggcatatggaggttcctaggcctaggggtggaattggagctgtagctgccagcatacaccacagccacagctgtgcaggatccgagctgagtctgtgatctacatcacagctcacagcaatgctggatccgtaacctactgagcaaagccagggatcaaacctgcgtcctcatggatgctagtcagattcatttccgctgagccctgacgggaactcctgaaaaacttTATATGCTGGGGCCTTGAGAGGTGCAGCTTCCAAAAAGTCTTGACTGGCCTAGCAGCAAGTAGGCGAGAAGAGGAATGGTTCCTGTGCATCGTGGTATAGAAAGAGAGGTTGCTGTATCCCAGGTCTTCCAGATGCAAAGACCAAAGAGTTAATGACTGAGCACTAGGATCAAAACATTTAATAGGTTTCTCTACTTTGGTTTAAAGTAGAATGGAGTCCTGCTTTAAACATCTCTTCTGATTATGTTTTTATCTTGTTTCCAACAGGGCATGGTGCTGATGTGAAATGTGTAGACTGGCATCCAACAAAAGGGTTAGTTGTTTCAGGAAGTAAAGATAGTCAACAGCCAATCAAGTTTTGGGACCCCAAGACTGGGCAGAGTCTTGCAACACTGTAAGTGTTACGAGCTTCACCTTGGCCCCTAAACAAGGAGAACAAAGCAGCTTGTATTCTTTAGCTTTTAGCTTTCGTTCCTCATATTCCTGGAAAAAGTAGTATAGACAGCAGATGGACTTTTGCTTATAGCCctcttatttattaaatatgatttCTCTCTAAATTGCTAATAAAATGAAGCTTGATTTTTCTCCTGCCACATATATCTAAATTAAATTTGGGTATCATGGGGgcagagggatggggaggaggaggtggttaTTGCTAATCTAGCTTACCATCTCCTCATTATAATAAATTTTGGCACAGTGTGGAGTTGCTATTTATTAGACACAGCCCAGCTTTCTCCATCTCACTACATCTATTTATAGAGAATTTCCCCTCCATTTTTGAATCAGTTCTCATGTTTTGTGTGAGGTGTTTAGTTAGTTATGATGCAGCCAcatcataaaattttctctttgaattaTCTGTAAATATTCACAGTTCTAtcagtatgttttgttttgttttttgttttttttttttttttgtttttttgccatttcttgggctgctcctgcggcatatggaggttcccaggctaggggtctaattggagctgtagttgccagcctacgccagagccacagcaactcgggatccgagccgcgtctgcaacctacaccacagctcacagtaacaccagatccttaacccactgagtgaggccagggatggaacccgcaacctcatggttcctagtcggatttgtcaaccactgcgccacgacgggaactccctatcagtatgtttttaatgtttttttggaCTAAGCAGCTCTATCCCTCTGGTTGGGGCTGAGCTGGTTGGAGCAAGGCTGCCTTATTGCACAATTCCAGTGGCCACACAGGAATTGACCTTGTGAATGGTGCTTCTTGGAGATGTGTGTTGTTTAGGCCTCATCtgttgctcagtctttagtttaACCTTCAAACTGTCTCGTGCCCTTTTTTATGCTTTGGCTTAATGAGAACAGttacattgaatttttaaagttggtttttttggttattttttttgtctttttgccttttctagggccactcccctgacatatggagattcccaggctaggggtccagtcggagctatagccaccggcctacgccagagccacagcaacgccggatctgagccgtgtctgtgacctacaccacagctcatggcaacgccggatccttaacccactgggcaaggccaggggtcgaacccgcagcctcatggttcctaattggattcgtcaaccactacgccccgatggaaactcccaaatttTTAGTTTAATGAGCTTTATTGAACATTATGTGTTCAAGTGCTTCCCCTTCTTCACAGATAAACTTTTCTATCCAGTTGAAGATATTTTAACTGGTTAATGAAACCTGTGCTTAGATAATGGacattatttctgtctttgacATATTCTTGTGGTCCTGGATTGTTACATGCTTTATTACTTCTAGGCTCAACTTCTTGCCATCTTGACAGCCATCTGCTTTTCAAGAAAAATAGCCATTGTTTTGATTGATACTTGTTTCGAATTCTGACAGATTATTTTCTTGGTATTTTGTTTCTAGCCATGCCCATAAAAACACTGTAATGGAAGTGAAATTAAATCTCAATGGCAACTGGCTACTCACAGCATCACGTGACCATCTCTGTAAACTTTTCGACATACGAAACCTGAAGGAAGAGCTTCAAGTCTTCCGAGGTCATAAGAAAGAGGCTACAGGTCGGTGGTTGTGATAATACTTCTCATCCTATTACTGTAGTGCTCTGAGATCCTATAATAAATAGTTTTGTCCTTCTCCTTGTTTTTGTTTACAGCTGTGGCCTGGCATCCTGTTCATGAAGGTCTTTTTGCCAGTGGAGGATCTGATGGCTCTTTGTTATTTTGGCATGTTGGGTATGTGGCGCTTATTTTGCACAGAAGTTGTACATTTTATGATGCGAGCTCCTGATAGTGTAAAACATAATAGTGTGTTATGTTTTTCTTAAGTGTTCATATGTACTTATCTGTAAACCCAGTTTGGAATAGAAAACTTACCACTTCTCTTTTTGGTTGTAGAGGTCATGAAGGGGGAGTGAAACCTAATTCTTATTACTTGTGGTGAGGTCATTTCTGAAGCATTTCCCCCCTTGAGGAGGTGCTCTTTGGATCAAGGAATATATTATGATGACTAATCAGTATCTCTGAAACATGTGGAATTGACTAGATTTAAAGTAACAGACTTTTGTCACTTTGtgttacattaaaagaaaatgtcttttctgGCTGGGGAGGGGTTGGGTAATTTATGTGAAAAAAACTACTTTCTGTGATGCTGTTACAGGGTAGAGAAAGAAGTGGGAGGGATGGAGATGGCCCATGAAGGAATGATCTGGAGTCTGGCTTGGCATCCTCTTGGACATATTCTCTGCTCAGGCTCAAATGACCACACTAGGTAAGCTGTATGTCAAGAATAAGAAGGAATTACTGTCTTCATAGAGCAGTGGGTgataaatgtatgtttattttattggtaGATAAATGTGTTAATTTATACTCTAACTTATTCTTAGGGACCTGTTTGTAATGGTTTATAATACATAATTACAAGGAGATTGGGTGTTGAATATGACTTTGctatttgaattttgtttttccatctgataaaaaaatctttttttacagtaaatgtttttaaaataaggcattgtaaaattttgttgttttgccaGAGGCCTGTTTCATACTATTAAGTGCCCAGAGATACATTGAAATCAtgctcttctcctccccctccaatACTTTTATTTTGATAGCAAATTTTGGACCCGAAACCGACCAGGTGATAAAATGCGAGATCGATACAATTTAAACCTATTACCTGGAATGTCTGAAGATGGAGTAGAATATGGTAAGGTTCTTGCATGTTTATCCTTTGAAATCTGATATTCTTGTTATAAAAGTGTTAGGTATTGGAAAGATTATGGAAACTATTttagttttaaagtttattgatttATAAATCACCagcaatcattttcatttttataaggtGTTAATTTTATTGGCCCACTTCATTTATAACATCTCTATTGACAATGGCTGTATTCTATTCCTATTTATAGATGACCTTGAACCTAATAGCCTAGCAGTAATTCCAGGGATGGGAATACCAGAACAACTAAAATTAGCTATGGAACAAGAACAGATGGGTAAGAGAAGTTGTTcctataaattttactttttctataattttacctatttcttaTTATCATGatattgaattattttgaaaacgCCAAATGATTTATGTTGAGAAATGTTGATAAAAGTGATGTGAACTGCATAATATTTAGACTCTgttcttccaaaaataaaatgatgaagtggcccctttcttttccttgcctaacTACTTCTCTTTATGGTTATAGGGAAAGATGAATCAAACGAAATTGAAATGACAATTCCAGGTTTAGATTGGGGAATGGAGGAGGTGATGCAAAAGGATCAGAAAAAAGTACCTCAGAAGAAAGTTCCTTATGCAAAACCTATTCCTGCTCAGTTCCAGCAGGTGAGTAACTAGAAGTGtccccctgctcccccacccatgCATGCACTGGGAAACTCTGCTCAGTGAGTCTAATTGAAGTGTAGAAATAGGTTTCTCTTGAATGATCTCATCTGTTGAAGGTATTATgtatcagacttttttttttcaagcattcTTCGCATATTTCAAGCATTATTAGACGTAGTTCCCATCTGCTCCTTTGTAGTTAGTGCTAAAGCTTGTCATGAATCTTCTCTAGATCTTTTGTTCTCACCTACTTGTTATCATCCAAGCTAtcagaagagggagaagagagaagcatGGCACAGAAAGAGTATGTTTCTTTGAACGTAATTTTGTCTGTCTTCCACTTAGTTGTTCCCTCAACACAAAGCACATGTGCCCTTTAGAAGAGGCAGGCAGGCTTTGCATCCTAATAACATGCGAGATCTTAACAGCTTTTATCAGCTAGCGATTTCTACCTAGTAATGTGCTTGCCTGACTCCATTTCTACGTCACTATGAACTAGCATTAGAAGTAAAGGTTGTTGGAGTTTCTggcgtggtgcagtgggaacgaatccgactagtatccatgaggactcgggttcgatccctgccctcactcagtggataaaggatgtagtgttgctgtgtctgtgctgtaggctggcagcttcagctccaattggacccctagcctgagaacttccatatgctgtgggtgtggccctaaaaagacaaaaaaggagttcctgtcgtggctcagcggaaatgactctgactagcatccatgggatgcaggatcaatccctagcattgctcagtgggttaatgacctggtgttggtgtgagttgtggtgtacgtcaaagatgcgactcggatctggtgttgatgtggctgtggtgtaggccggcagctgcagctctgactcaacccctatcctgggaacttccatgtgcttgctgcgggtgcagccctaaaatgcaaaaaaaaaaaaaaagattgtttatcTGGTGAGCCAACTTGTATTCATCAGGTTAAAAGGAGCCAGTgacattataaaatgttttttttcattttgtcattatAATTTACACACTTAGGGTATATGTTAATATTCTCTTCCTTCCCAAGGCTTGGATGCAAAATAAGGTTCCAATTCCTACCCCAAATGAGGTATTGAATGACAGAAAAGAAGACATTaagttggaagagaagaaaaaaacacaagcagAAATTGAGCAAGAGATGGCCACGTTACAGTATACTAACCCACAGCTTCTGGAGGTGCGTGAAGCTCTTTGGGGGATTCAAGGTGATCTAAGAAAGTAGTGATAACATTTTTATTGCTATGCTCTTAAAAAGAAGGGCAGGGACTCTTACATGGGTTTGATGAGCTATACtattttttattgctgcattAGGAAGCTAGTTTCTAAAAGAATCCTGTTTCTTAGACTTTTAAAACCATATCAGTCAAGCAGTGAGTGGATATAAGTTAAATATACACTTTTAATAGACAAAgccaacatatttttaatttggattcACTTACTTTTCctcagataaaataatttttctgtcagCTCTAGAGTAGGtggtttgttcttatttttcatacCTTTGGCAGCTACCAAGAATGCTACAACACTAGTAAATTGTTGGGCTTTCCCTGATGAAGGTGCATATAAATAGTACTGATTGCTGTTTCCCAGCACCTAAAAAGACGTCTTCATGAGTCTGGAGGCCTGAGCACCTTCAGCACATCTGATGTCATAGAGACCTAGTTACTGTTGGGGTAGTGAGAGGTCAGTCGAAGCCTGTGTTTGTTTTGAGGCTCCCCCAAAGAAATAAGAGATAGCAATATTGTCATCTTTAAGGGCTCTCTCTGGTTTACTTATCAgcatgctttttctttctttctttctttttttttttttttttcttagcaactGAAAATTGAAAGACTTGCACAGAAACAGGCTGAGCAAATTCAGCCTCCTCCTTCATCCGGAACCCCTCTTCTGGGACCCCAGCCCTTTCCAGGACAAGGTCCAATGTCTCAGATTCCTCAAGGTTTTCAACAGCCTCATCCATCTCAGCAGATGCCAATGAACATGGCTCAAATGGGGCCTCCAGGTCCACAAGGACAATTTAGACCCCCTGGACCCCAGGGACAAATGGGACCACAAGGTCCTCCACTGCatcagggaggtggggggccaCAAGGCTTCATGGGACCACAGGGACCCCAGGGCCCGCCCCAAGGGTTGCCGAGGCCTCAGGACATGCATGGGCCCCAAGGAATGCAAAGGCATCCCGGACCCCATGGCCCTTTAGGACCTCAAGGACCACCTGGACCACAGGGTAATTCTGGTCCTCAAGGTCATATGGGTCCTCAGGGCCCACCTGGCCCACAAGGTCACATAGGCCCCCAAGGCCCACCTGGTCCCCAGGGTCACTTGGGCCCTCAGGGACCTCCTGGTACTCAAGGTATGCAGGGACCACCTGGTCCCAGAGGAATGCAAGGacctcctcatcctcatgggataCAAGGCGGGCCAGGGTCTCAAGGGATCCAAGGCCCTGTGTCTCAGGGACCTCTGATGGGATTGAATCCAAGAGGAATGCAGGGTCCTCCAGGCCCCCGAGAGACTCAGGGTCCTGCTCCCCAGGGGATGATGCTGGGCCACCCACCTCAAGAGATGAGAGGACCTCATCCTCCAAGTGGACTGCTGGGACATGGCCCTCAGGAGATGCGAGGTCCTCAGGAGATGCGAGGCATGCAGGGGCCTCCACCCCAAGGATCAATGCTGGGCCCTCCCCAGGAATTGCGAGGGCCTCCAGGCTCACAAGGTCAGCAGGGGCCGCCCCAGGGCTCTTTGGGACCTCCACCCCAGGGTGGCATGCAAGGGCCCCCTGGACCTCAGGGACAGCAGAACCCGGCAAGAGGGCCACATCCATCTCAAGGGCCAATACCATTCCAGCAGCAGAAAACAGCTCTGCTAGGTGATGGGCCCCGGGCCCCCTTCAATCAGGTATTATTTATTTCCAACTTGTAAACATTACAC
This region includes:
- the WDR33 gene encoding pre-mRNA 3' end processing protein WDR33 isoform X5 yields the protein MATEIGSPPRFFHMPRFQHQAPRQLFYKRPDFAQQQAMQQLTFDGKRMRKAVNRKTIDYNPSVIKYLENRIWQRDQRDMRAIQPDAGYYNDLVPPIGMLNNPMNAVTTKFVRTSTNKVKCPVFVVRWTPEGRRLVTGASSGEFTLWNGLTFNFETILQAHDSPVRAMTWSHNDMWMLTADHGGYVKYWQSNMNNVKMFQAHKEAIREASFSPTDNKFATCSDDGTVRIWDFLRCHEERILRGHGADVKCVDWHPTKGLVVSGSKDSQQPIKFWDPKTGQSLATLHAHKNTVMEVKLNLNGNWLLTASRDHLCKLFDIRNLKEELQVFRGHKKEATAVAWHPVHEGLFASGGSDGSLLFWHVGVEKEVGGMEMAHEGMIWSLAWHPLGHILCSGSNDHTSKFWTRNRPGDKMRDRYNLNLLPGMSEDGVEYDDLEPNSLAVIPGMGIPEQLKLAMEQEQMGKDESNEIEMTIPGLDWGMEEVMQKDQKKVPQKKVPYAKPIPAQFQQAWMQNKVPIPTPNEVLNDRKEDIKLEEKKKTQAEIEQEMATLQYTNPQLLEQLKIERLAQKQAEQIQPPPSSGTPLLGPQPFPGQGPMSQIPQGFQQPHPSQQMPMNMAQMGPPGPQGQFRPPGPQGQMGPQGPPLHQGGGGPQGFMGPQGPQGPPQGLPRPQDMHGPQGMQRHPGPHGPLGPQGPPGPQGNSGPQGHMGPQGPPGPQGHIGPQGPPGPQGHLGPQGPPGTQGMQGPPGPRGMQGPPHPHGIQGGPGSQGIQGPVSQGPLMGLNPRGMQGPPGPRETQGPAPQGMMLGHPPQEMRGPHPPSGLLGHGPQEMRGPQEMRGMQGPPPQGSMLGPPQELRGPPGSQGQQGPPQGSLGPPPQGGMQGPPGPQGQQNPARGPHPSQGPIPFQQQKTALLGDGPRAPFNQVTPEALQTITWAQCQRGGTSRAVGLNMGPRGGLSGAPRTAGGPPTGAALTLTSLTTSADLMTSTPISALATGYVNLKGEEDLYHKKRSGGGGAPGLRFLLITGSSVMAMAGVRPGALQGPGKAADLETNASLGILKTHVFEGAEKKASDEEPPQDMRAALPPEEGMVFLVLKTLDQRRVLMLLMKQPEEEISEVEVGVPLEEEGRAYCPLLMSSLGLKEDGNQTPGMEIESQAEGAQDLLRECQSLGVPAPWMEITMMDTTEMNLLGVLQAVVPLLEGAGVAVTGVEGVT
- the WDR33 gene encoding pre-mRNA 3' end processing protein WDR33 isoform X3 — encoded protein: MATEIGSPPRFFHMPRFQHQAPRQLFYKRPDFAQQQAMQQLTFDGKRMRKAVNRKTIDYNPSVIKYLENRIWQRDQRDMRAIQPDAGYYNDLVPPIGMLNNPMNAVTTKFVRTSTNKVKCPVFVVRWTPEGRRLVTGASSGEFTLWNGLTFNFETILQAHDSPVRAMTWSHNDMWMLTADHGGYVKYWQSNMNNVKMFQAHKEAIREASFSPTDNKFATCSDDGTVRIWDFLRCHEERILRGHGADVKCVDWHPTKGLVVSGSKDSQQPIKFWDPKTGQSLATLHAHKNTVMEVKLNLNGNWLLTASRDHLCKLFDIRNLKEELQVFRGHKKEATAVAWHPVHEGLFASGGSDGSLLFWHVGVEKEVGGMEMAHEGMIWSLAWHPLGHILCSGSNDHTSKFWTRNRPGDKMRDRYNLNLLPGMSEDGVEYDDLEPNSLAVIPGMGIPEQLKLAMEQEQMGKDESNEIEMTIPGLDWGMEEVMQKDQKKVPQKKVPYAKPIPAQFQQAWMQNKVPIPTPNEVLNDRKEDIKLEEKKKTQAEIEQEMATLQYTNPQLLEQLKIERLAQKQAEQIQPPPSSGTPLLGPQPFPGQGPMSQIPQGFQQPHPSQQMPMNMAQMGPPGPQGQFRPPGPQGQMGPQGPPLHQGGGGPQGFMGPQGPQGPPQGLPRPQDMHGPQGMQRHPGPHGPLGPQGPPGPQGNSGPQGHMGPQGPPGPQGHIGPQGPPGPQGHLGPQGPPGTQGMQGPPGPRGMQGPPHPHGIQGGPGSQGIQGPVSQGPLMGLNPRGMQGPPGPRETQGPAPQGMMLGHPPQEMRGPHPPSGLLGHGPQEMRGPQEMRGMQGPPPQGSMLGPPQELRGPPGSQGQQGPPQGSLGPPPQGGMQGPPGPQGQQNPARGPHPSQGPIPFQQQKTALLGDGPRAPFNQVTPEALQTITWAQCQRGGTSRAVGLNMGPRGGLSGAPRTAGGPPTGAALTLTSLTTSADLMTSTPISALATGYVNLKGEEDLYHKKRSGGGGAPGLRFLLITGSSVMAMAGVRPGALQGPGKAADLETNASLGILKTHVFEGAEKKASDEEPPQDMRAALPPEEGMVFLVLKTLDQRRVLMLLMKQPEEEISEVEVGVPLEEEGRAYCPLLMSSLGLKEDGNQTPGMEIESQGQVMNISVTLPALITPLTMVIPQLAESGPLLSKAWTWHPYRPESAPGMTGQEPLSIEKWKPQGVLLRTEEAKAEGAQDLLRECQSLGVPAPWMEITMMDTTEMNLLGVLQAVVPLLEGAGVAVTGVEGVT
- the WDR33 gene encoding pre-mRNA 3' end processing protein WDR33 isoform X1 — encoded protein: MATEIGSPPRFFHMPRFQHQAPRQLFYKRPDFAQQQAMQQLTFDGKRMRKAVNRKTIDYNPSVIKYLENRIWQRDQRDMRAIQPDAGYYNDLVPPIGMLNNPMNAVTTKFVRTSTNKVKCPVFVVRWTPEGRRLVTGASSGEFTLWNGLTFNFETILQAHDSPVRAMTWSHNDMWMLTADHGGYVKYWQSNMNNVKMFQAHKEAIREASFSPTDNKFATCSDDGTVRIWDFLRCHEERILRGHGADVKCVDWHPTKGLVVSGSKDSQQPIKFWDPKTGQSLATLHAHKNTVMEVKLNLNGNWLLTASRDHLCKLFDIRNLKEELQVFRGHKKEATAVAWHPVHEGLFASGGSDGSLLFWHVGVEKEVGGMEMAHEGMIWSLAWHPLGHILCSGSNDHTSKFWTRNRPGDKMRDRYNLNLLPGMSEDGVEYDDLEPNSLAVIPGMGIPEQLKLAMEQEQMGKDESNEIEMTIPGLDWGMEEVMQKDQKKVPQKKVPYAKPIPAQFQQAWMQNKVPIPTPNEVLNDRKEDIKLEEKKKTQAEIEQEMATLQYTNPQLLEQLKIERLAQKQAEQIQPPPSSGTPLLGPQPFPGQGPMSQIPQGFQQPHPSQQMPMNMAQMGPPGPQGQFRPPGPQGQMGPQGPPLHQGGGGPQGFMGPQGPQGPPQGLPRPQDMHGPQGMQRHPGPHGPLGPQGPPGPQGNSGPQGHMGPQGPPGPQGHIGPQGPPGPQGHLGPQGPPGTQGMQGPPGPRGMQGPPHPHGIQGGPGSQGIQGPVSQGPLMGLNPRGMQGPPGPRETQGPAPQGMMLGHPPQEMRGPHPPSGLLGHGPQEMRGPQEMRGMQGPPPQGSMLGPPQELRGPPGSQGQQGPPQGSLGPPPQGGMQGPPGPQGQQNPARGPHPSQGPIPFQQQKTALLGDGPRAPFNQEGQNAGPPPLIPGLGQQGAQGRIPPLNPGQGPGPNKGDSRGPPNHHMGPMSERRHEQSGGPEHGPERGPFRGAQDCRGPPDRRGPHPDFPDDFSRPDDFHPDKRFGHRLREFEGRGGPLPQEEKWRRGGPGPPFPPDHREFSDGDGRGAARGPPGAWESRRPGDERFPRDPEDPRFRGRREESFRRGAPPRHEGRAPPRGRDGFPGPEDFGPEESFDAADEAARGRDLRGRGRGTPRGGRKGLLPTPDEFPRFEGGRKPDSWDGNRESGPGHEHFRDAPRPDHPPHDGHSPAGRERSSSLQGMDMASLPPRKRPWHDGPGTSEHREMEAPGGPSEDRGGKGRGGPGPSQRVPKSGRSSSLDGDHHDGYHRDEPFGGPPGSGTPSRGGRSGSNWGRGSNMNSGPPRRGASRGGGRGR
- the WDR33 gene encoding pre-mRNA 3' end processing protein WDR33 isoform X4 gives rise to the protein MATEIGSPPRFFHMPRFQHQAPRQLFYKRPDFAQQQAMQQLTFDGKRMRKAVNRKTIDYNPSVIKYLENRIWQRDQRDMRAIQPDAGYYNDLVPPIGMLNNPMNAVTTKFVRTSTNKVKCPVFVVRWTPEGRRLVTGASSGEFTLWNGLTFNFETILQAHDSPVRAMTWSHNDMWMLTADHGGYVKYWQSNMNNVKMFQAHKEAIREASFSPTDNKFATCSDDGTVRIWDFLRCHEERILRGHGADVKCVDWHPTKGLVVSGSKDSQQPIKFWDPKTGQSLATLHAHKNTVMEVKLNLNGNWLLTASRDHLCKLFDIRNLKEELQVFRGHKKEATAVAWHPVHEGLFASGGSDGSLLFWHVGVEKEVGGMEMAHEGMIWSLAWHPLGHILCSGSNDHTSKFWTRNRPGDKMRDRYNLNLLPGMSEDGVEYDDLEPNSLAVIPGMGIPEQLKLAMEQEQMGKDESNEIEMTIPGLDWGMEEVMQKDQKKVPQKKVPYAKPIPAQFQQAWMQNKVPIPTPNEVLNDRKEDIKLEEKKKTQAEIEQEMATLQYTNPQLLEQLKIERLAQKQAEQIQPPPSSGTPLLGPQPFPGQGPMSQIPQGFQQPHPSQQMPMNMAQMGPPGPQGQFRPPGPQGQMGPQGPPLHQGGGGPQGFMGPQGPQGPPQGLPRPQDMHGPQGMQRHPGPHGPLGPQGPPGPQGNSGPQGHMGPQGPPGPQGHIGPQGPPGPQGHLGPQGPPGTQGMQGPPGPRGMQGPPHPHGIQGGPGSQGIQGPVSQGPLMGLNPRGMQGPPGPRETQGPAPQGMMLGHPPQEMRGPHPPSGLLGHGPQEMRGPQEMRGMQGPPPQGSMLGPPQELRGPPGSQGQQGPPQGSLGPPPQGGMQGPPGPQGQQNPARGPHPSQGPIPFQQQKTALLGDGPRAPFNQEGQNAGPPPLIPGLGQQGAQGRIPPLNPGQGPGPNKGDSRGPPNHHMGPMSERRHEQSGGPEHGPERGPFRGAQDCRGPPDRRGPHPDFPDDFSRPDDFHPDKRFGHRLREFEGRGGPLPQEEKWRRGGPGPPFPPDHREFSDGDGRGAARGPPGAWESRRPGDERFPRDPEDPRFRGRREESFRRGAPPRHEGRAPPRGRDGFPGPEDFGPEESFDAADEAARGRDLRGRGRGTPRGGRKGLLPTPDEFPRFEGGRKPDSWDGNRESGRGGPGPSQRVPKSGRSSSLDGDHHDGYHRDEPFGGPPGSGTPSRGGRSGSNWGRGSNMNSGPPRRGASRGGGRGR
- the WDR33 gene encoding pre-mRNA 3' end processing protein WDR33 isoform X2, with the protein product MATEIGSPPRFFHMPRFQHQAPRQLFYKRPDFAQQQAMQQLTFDGKRMRKAVNRKTIDYNPSVIKYLENRIWQRDQRDMRAIQPDAGYYNDLVPPIGMLNNPMNAVTTKFVRTSTNKVKCPVFVVRWTPEGRRLVTGASSGEFTLWNGLTFNFETILQAHDSPVRAMTWSHNDMWMLTADHGGYVKYWQSNMNNVKMFQAHKEAIREASFSPTDNKFATCSDDGTVRIWDFLRCHEERILRGHGADVKCVDWHPTKGLVVSGSKDSQQPIKFWDPKTGQSLATLHAHKNTVMEVKLNLNGNWLLTASRDHLCKLFDIRNLKEELQVFRGHKKEATAVAWHPVHEGLFASGGSDGSLLFWHVGVEKEVGGMEMAHEGMIWSLAWHPLGHILCSGSNDHTSKFWTRNRPGDKMRDRYNLNLLPGMSEDGVEYDDLEPNSLAVIPGMGIPEQLKLAMEQEQMGKDESNEIEMTIPGLDWGMEEVMQKDQKKVPQKKVPYAKPIPAQFQQAWMQNKVPIPTPNEVLNDRKEDIKLEEKKKTQAEIEQEMATLQYTNPQLLEQLKIERLAQKQAEQIQPPPSSGTPLLGPQPFPGQGPMSQIPQGFQQPHPSQQMPMNMAQMGPPGPQGQFRPPGPQGQMGPQGPPLHQGGGGPQGFMGPQGPQGPPQGLPRPQDMHGPQGMQRHPGPHGPLGPQGPPGPQGNSGPQGHMGPQGPPGPQGHIGPQGPPGPQGHLGPQGPPGTQGMQGPPGPRGMQGPPHPHGIQGGPGSQGIQGPVSQGPLMGLNPRGMQGPPGPRETQGPAPQGMMLGHPPQEMRGPHPPSGLLGHGPQEMRGPQEMRGMQGPPPQGSMLGPPQELRGPPGSQGQQGPPQGSLGPPPQGGMQGPPGPQGQQNPARGPHPSQGPIPFQQQKTALLGDGPRAPFNQVTPEALQTITWAQCQRGGTSRAVGLNMGPRGGLSGAPRTAGGPPTGAALTLTSLTTSADLMTSTPISALATGYVNLKGEEDLYHKKRSGGGGAPGLRFLLITGSSVMAMAGVRPGALQGPGKAADLETNASLGILKTHVFEGAEKKASDEEPPQDMRAALPPEEGMVFLVLKTLDQRRVLMLLMKQPEEEISEVEVGVPLEEEGRAYCPLLMSSLGLKEDGNQTPGMEIESQGQVMNISVTLPALITPLTMVIPQLAESGPLLSKAWTWHPYRPESAPGMTGQEPLSIEKWKPQGVLLRTEEAKVIEAGDYGSGAVGTTALPRRLWGSREASSPGQFHPRVCLFCLSLTGIMRVLSPLGPPGPRLQRCRFPNSGQPGGTLPG